A genomic region of Miscanthus floridulus cultivar M001 chromosome 3, ASM1932011v1, whole genome shotgun sequence contains the following coding sequences:
- the LOC136541783 gene encoding cytokinin riboside 5'-monophosphate phosphoribohydrolase LOG isoform X1 has translation MAMDAAVAEKSGGRAGATGVAAAAQAGMNGGERRSRFQRICVYCGSAKGRKASYQDAAVELGKELVERGIDLVYGGGSIGLMGLVSHAVHDGGRHVIGVIPKSLMPREVTGEPVGEVRAVSGMHERKAEMARFADAFIALPGGYGTLEELLEVITWAQLGIHKKPVGLLNVDGFYDPLLSFIDMAVNEGFIKEDARCIIISAPTAKELVLKLEFLTLTPCARVILAGVCSGVRGRFGVGGSDAGCCRCARVRPRAGARDRLLLIIRTSAGLPLTRF, from the exons ATGGCAATGGACGCGGCTGTGGCCGAGAAGAGCGGCGGCAGAGCCGGAGCGACCGGGGTCGCGGCTGCCGCGCAGGCAGGGATGAACGGCGGCGAGAGGCGGTCCCGATTCCAGCGCATCTGCGTGTACTGCGGCAGCGCCAAGGGCCGGAAGGCCAGCTACCAggacgccgccgtcgagctcggcaAGGAGCTG GTGGAGAGGGGCATAGACCTGGTCTACGGGGGAGGTTCCATCGGCCTCATGGGGCTGGTCTCTCATGCAGTTCATGATGGAGGGCGCCATGTGATTGG GGTCATCCCAAAATCCTTGATGCCCAGAGAG GTAACTGGTGAGCCTGTTGGGGAAGTAAGGGCGGTCTCCGGCATGCATGAGAGGAAGGCTGAGATGGCTCGCTTTGCTGACGCCTTCATAGCATTGCCTG GCGGCTATGGAACTCTGGAAGAGCTGCTTGAGGTCATCACCTGGGCGCAACTAGGAATCCATAAGAAGCCG GTTGGGCTTCTGAACGTGGATGGGTTCTACGACCCGTTGCTATCCTTCATCGACATGGCTGTGAACGAAGGGTTCATCAAGGAGGACGCTCGGTGCATCATCATCTCAGCTCCTACGGCGAAGGAGCTTGTTCTGAAGCTTGAG TTTCTCACACTCACGCCTTGCGCACGTGTGATTCTCGCAGGAGTATGTTCCGGAGTACGAGGTCGGTTTGGTGTGGGAGGATCAGATGCCGGCTGCTGCCGCTGCGCACGGGTTCGCCCCAGAGCTGGAGCCCGGGATCGCCTCCTCCTGATCATCAGGACGTCGGCTGGCCTACCCCTAACCAGATTCTGA
- the LOC136541783 gene encoding cytokinin riboside 5'-monophosphate phosphoribohydrolase LOG isoform X2 — MAMDAAVAEKSGGRAGATGVAAAAQAGMNGGERRSRFQRICVYCGSAKGRKASYQDAAVELGKELVERGIDLVYGGGSIGLMGLVSHAVHDGGRHVIGVIPKSLMPREVTGEPVGEVRAVSGMHERKAEMARFADAFIALPGGYGTLEELLEVITWAQLGIHKKPVGLLNVDGFYDPLLSFIDMAVNEGFIKEDARCIIISAPTAKELVLKLEEYVPEYEVGLVWEDQMPAAAAAHGFAPELEPGIASS, encoded by the exons ATGGCAATGGACGCGGCTGTGGCCGAGAAGAGCGGCGGCAGAGCCGGAGCGACCGGGGTCGCGGCTGCCGCGCAGGCAGGGATGAACGGCGGCGAGAGGCGGTCCCGATTCCAGCGCATCTGCGTGTACTGCGGCAGCGCCAAGGGCCGGAAGGCCAGCTACCAggacgccgccgtcgagctcggcaAGGAGCTG GTGGAGAGGGGCATAGACCTGGTCTACGGGGGAGGTTCCATCGGCCTCATGGGGCTGGTCTCTCATGCAGTTCATGATGGAGGGCGCCATGTGATTGG GGTCATCCCAAAATCCTTGATGCCCAGAGAG GTAACTGGTGAGCCTGTTGGGGAAGTAAGGGCGGTCTCCGGCATGCATGAGAGGAAGGCTGAGATGGCTCGCTTTGCTGACGCCTTCATAGCATTGCCTG GCGGCTATGGAACTCTGGAAGAGCTGCTTGAGGTCATCACCTGGGCGCAACTAGGAATCCATAAGAAGCCG GTTGGGCTTCTGAACGTGGATGGGTTCTACGACCCGTTGCTATCCTTCATCGACATGGCTGTGAACGAAGGGTTCATCAAGGAGGACGCTCGGTGCATCATCATCTCAGCTCCTACGGCGAAGGAGCTTGTTCTGAAGCTTGAG GAGTATGTTCCGGAGTACGAGGTCGGTTTGGTGTGGGAGGATCAGATGCCGGCTGCTGCCGCTGCGCACGGGTTCGCCCCAGAGCTGGAGCCCGGGATCGCCTCCTCCTGA